One stretch of Sinomonas terrae DNA includes these proteins:
- a CDS encoding HpcH/HpaI aldolase/citrate lyase family protein, whose amino-acid sequence MSLPSSGADFPPRVFDQGDYERIDAGLADTDRLLADGYPGDAGTRQPVHTVYVPADRYSPSLAADWGQQALAAAAEAGGIQRLAELVGLTPELAAEVAPRVEAKLREEPIEDLRIDFEDGYLAPAKASDPEATEDAEAVRAADRVTAAVASGRVTPFVGIRFKCLEEATRRRGLRTLELFVSRLVQQGGLPEGLVLTLPKVSTVEQVKAMVYAVERLESSLRLHPGRLGFEVQVETPQLIIGADGSHPVAQLPHQADGRITALHYGTYDYSASLQIAAAYQSMEHPAADFAKEVMQLAVAGTGIRLSDGSTNILPVGDAAQREEAWKLHARLVRRSLERGYYQGWDLHAHQLPTRYIATYAFYREGLPKATERLRNYVQQTVGAVLDEPATARALAAFVLRGVQCGAVGPDEVRASTGLSERDLIRLAHPRLAEQIPATIVAAPAAEPQGASR is encoded by the coding sequence ATGAGCCTGCCGAGCAGCGGAGCCGATTTCCCGCCCCGCGTCTTCGACCAGGGCGACTACGAGCGGATCGACGCCGGCCTCGCCGACACCGACCGCCTCCTCGCCGACGGCTACCCGGGAGACGCGGGAACGCGCCAGCCCGTGCACACCGTCTACGTGCCCGCGGACCGTTACTCACCGTCGCTCGCCGCCGACTGGGGCCAGCAGGCCCTGGCCGCGGCGGCGGAGGCGGGAGGCATCCAGCGCCTCGCCGAGCTCGTGGGCCTCACCCCCGAGCTCGCCGCCGAGGTCGCGCCGCGCGTCGAGGCCAAGCTGCGAGAGGAGCCGATCGAGGACCTCCGGATCGACTTCGAGGACGGGTACCTTGCCCCCGCGAAGGCGTCGGATCCGGAGGCGACGGAGGACGCCGAAGCGGTCCGGGCGGCTGATCGGGTCACCGCCGCGGTCGCTTCCGGGAGGGTGACGCCGTTCGTCGGCATCCGCTTCAAGTGCCTCGAGGAGGCCACGCGCCGCCGCGGACTGCGGACGCTCGAGCTGTTCGTCTCGCGCCTCGTCCAGCAGGGCGGGCTTCCCGAGGGCCTCGTGCTCACACTGCCCAAGGTGAGCACGGTGGAGCAGGTCAAGGCGATGGTCTACGCCGTCGAACGCCTCGAGTCCTCCCTGCGCCTGCACCCGGGCCGCCTCGGCTTCGAAGTCCAGGTCGAGACACCGCAGCTCATCATCGGCGCGGACGGCAGCCACCCCGTGGCGCAGCTCCCACATCAGGCGGACGGCCGCATCACCGCCCTGCACTACGGCACGTACGACTACTCGGCGTCCCTCCAGATCGCTGCCGCGTACCAGTCGATGGAGCACCCCGCAGCGGACTTCGCGAAGGAAGTCATGCAGCTCGCCGTGGCGGGTACGGGGATCCGGCTCTCCGACGGCTCGACGAACATCCTTCCGGTGGGTGACGCCGCACAGCGCGAGGAAGCCTGGAAGCTGCACGCGCGGCTGGTTCGCCGTTCGCTCGAACGCGGCTACTACCAGGGCTGGGACCTCCACGCCCACCAGCTGCCAACCCGCTACATCGCGACGTACGCGTTCTACCGTGAGGGTCTCCCGAAGGCTACCGAGCGGCTCCGGAACTACGTGCAGCAGACGGTCGGCGCGGTCCTCGACGAGCCCGCGACCGCTCGCGCCCTCGCCGCCTTCGTGCTCCGCGGCGTCCAGTGCGGCGCTGTCGGACCGGACGAGGTCCGGGCCTCGACGGGCCTCTCCGAGCGCGACCTCATCCGCCTCGCACACCCGCGCCTCGCGGAACAGATCCCTGCGACCATCGTTGCGGCGCCCGCCGCAGAACCCCAAGGAGCGTCACGATGA
- the aceB gene encoding malate synthase A: MAITVTDNHPVDRAEEVLTDEALAFVEELHRRFAGERKARLEARKARRAEAASSGKLDFLPETAEVRAGDWKVAEAPAPLQDRRVEMTGPASPAKMAINALNSGAKVWLADMEDASSPHWSNVVDSVLNLRDAALGTLSFTSPEGKEYRLRTDAPLAVVVTRPRGWHMEERHVLVDGAPASGALVDFGLHFFHVAKLLIESGRGPYYYLPKMESHLEARLWNEVFVFAQDYLGIPQGTVRATVLIETIPAAFEMDEILYELRDHASGLNAGRWDYLFSIIKYFRDAGEQFTLPDRASVVMTAPFMRAYTELLVQTCHKRGAFAMGGMAAFIPNRREPEITAAAIEKVRADKTREATDGFDGSWVAHPNLVSTCQEVFDSFLGDKPNQVDRQRPEVHVTADQLLDVASTEGVATEEGLHLNLYVAVAYTAVWLSGNGAVAIHNLMEDAATAEISRSQVWQQIRNKVVLADTGNTVTRELVERILAEETERLRGEVDPQQFANFYEPASRLIADICLSEDYTDFLTTPAYELVG; encoded by the coding sequence ATGGCCATCACCGTGACCGACAACCACCCCGTGGACCGCGCCGAGGAGGTCCTCACCGACGAAGCGCTCGCGTTCGTCGAGGAGCTGCACCGCCGTTTCGCCGGCGAGCGCAAGGCCCGCCTCGAGGCGCGCAAGGCACGACGCGCGGAGGCCGCCTCTAGCGGCAAGCTCGACTTCCTGCCGGAGACGGCAGAGGTCCGCGCGGGCGATTGGAAGGTCGCGGAAGCGCCGGCCCCGCTTCAGGACCGCCGCGTCGAGATGACCGGCCCCGCGAGCCCGGCGAAGATGGCCATCAACGCCCTCAACTCGGGCGCCAAGGTGTGGCTCGCCGACATGGAGGACGCCTCGAGCCCGCACTGGAGCAACGTCGTCGACTCCGTGCTCAACCTGCGCGACGCGGCGCTCGGGACCCTGTCCTTCACGTCGCCCGAGGGCAAGGAGTACCGGCTGCGCACGGACGCGCCGCTCGCCGTCGTCGTCACCCGCCCGCGCGGGTGGCACATGGAGGAGCGGCACGTCCTGGTCGACGGCGCGCCCGCCTCGGGCGCGCTCGTGGACTTCGGGCTCCACTTCTTCCACGTCGCGAAGCTCCTCATCGAGTCGGGCCGGGGCCCGTACTACTACCTCCCGAAGATGGAGAGCCACCTCGAGGCGCGCCTCTGGAACGAGGTCTTCGTGTTCGCCCAGGACTACCTCGGCATCCCGCAGGGCACCGTCCGTGCGACGGTGCTCATCGAGACCATCCCGGCCGCCTTCGAGATGGACGAGATCCTGTACGAGCTCCGTGACCATGCCTCCGGCCTCAACGCGGGCCGGTGGGACTACCTCTTCAGCATCATCAAGTACTTCCGCGATGCCGGCGAGCAGTTCACGCTCCCCGACCGCGCGTCCGTTGTCATGACGGCGCCGTTCATGCGGGCGTACACGGAGCTCCTCGTGCAGACGTGCCACAAGCGCGGCGCCTTCGCGATGGGCGGCATGGCCGCGTTCATCCCGAACCGCAGGGAACCGGAGATCACCGCGGCGGCGATCGAGAAGGTCCGCGCCGACAAGACGCGCGAGGCCACGGACGGCTTCGACGGCTCGTGGGTCGCGCACCCGAACCTCGTCTCCACGTGCCAGGAGGTCTTCGACAGCTTCCTCGGCGACAAGCCGAACCAAGTCGACCGGCAGCGTCCCGAGGTCCACGTGACCGCGGACCAGCTGCTCGACGTCGCCTCCACCGAGGGCGTCGCGACCGAGGAGGGGCTGCACCTCAACCTGTACGTCGCCGTCGCCTACACCGCCGTGTGGCTCTCGGGCAACGGCGCCGTGGCGATCCACAACCTCATGGAAGACGCGGCGACGGCTGAGATCTCGCGCTCCCAGGTCTGGCAGCAGATCCGCAACAAGGTGGTGCTCGCCGACACCGGCAACACGGTGACGCGCGAGCTCGTCGAGCGCATCCTCGCCGAGGAGACCGAGCGACTGCGCGGCGAGGTGGATCCTCAGCAGTTCGCCAACTTCTACGAGCCGGCGAGCCGCCTCATCGCAGACATCTGCCTCTCGGAGGACTACACGGACTTCCTCACGACTCCCGCATACGAGCTGGTGGGATGA
- a CDS encoding NAD-dependent malic enzyme, translating into MASPSPGNSITLRLDAPSRISITSELAAAVAAAGAPVTALDISESHHDHLVVDITCNTTSEQHAEQVAAALEALDGVSVRKVSDRTFLMHLGGKLEVVPKVPLRSRDDLSRAYTPGVARVCRAIAENPEDARRLTVKRNTVAVVTDGSAVLGLGNIGPAAALPVMEGKAALFKQFANVDAWPVCLDTQDTEEIIKIVKALAPVYGGVNLEDIAAPRCFEIEARLREELDIPVFHDDQHGTAIVTLAALVNALKLVKKNIEDVRIVVSGVGAAGNAIIQLLLAQGAQNIVACDRKGAIHKGQDLTDAHRIWIAENTNPEAFSGTLHDALKGADVFIGVSAPNLFGPEQVATMAEDAIVFAMANPDPETDPIAAAEHAAVVATGRSDFPNQINNVLAFPGVFRGLLDAGVADITPAMLVAAAQAIAARVSEEELNASFIIPSVFDPHVAQDVAAAIVAAATA; encoded by the coding sequence ATGGCGAGTCCCAGCCCCGGCAACTCCATCACCCTCCGCCTCGACGCGCCGTCGCGCATCAGCATCACGAGCGAGCTCGCCGCCGCAGTCGCCGCGGCTGGCGCACCCGTGACCGCCCTCGACATCAGCGAGTCCCACCACGACCACCTCGTCGTCGACATCACGTGCAACACGACGTCCGAGCAGCACGCCGAGCAGGTGGCCGCCGCGCTCGAGGCGCTCGACGGCGTGAGCGTCCGCAAGGTCTCGGACCGCACCTTCCTCATGCACCTCGGAGGCAAGCTCGAGGTCGTCCCGAAGGTTCCCCTCCGCAGCCGCGACGACCTCTCGCGTGCCTACACCCCCGGCGTCGCCCGCGTGTGCCGCGCCATCGCCGAGAACCCCGAGGACGCCCGCCGCCTCACCGTCAAGCGGAACACGGTCGCCGTCGTCACCGACGGCTCCGCGGTGCTGGGCCTCGGCAACATCGGCCCCGCCGCCGCCCTGCCTGTCATGGAGGGCAAGGCCGCGCTGTTCAAGCAGTTCGCGAACGTCGACGCGTGGCCCGTGTGCCTCGACACGCAGGACACCGAGGAGATCATCAAGATCGTCAAGGCCCTCGCGCCGGTCTACGGGGGCGTGAACCTCGAGGACATCGCCGCTCCGCGCTGCTTCGAAATCGAGGCCCGCCTCCGCGAAGAGCTCGACATCCCCGTGTTCCACGACGACCAGCATGGCACCGCGATCGTCACGCTCGCAGCCCTGGTCAACGCGCTCAAGCTCGTGAAGAAGAACATCGAGGATGTGCGGATCGTCGTCTCCGGAGTCGGCGCGGCGGGCAACGCGATCATCCAGCTGCTCCTCGCCCAGGGCGCGCAGAACATCGTCGCGTGCGATCGCAAGGGCGCGATCCACAAGGGCCAGGACCTCACGGACGCGCACCGCATCTGGATCGCGGAGAACACGAACCCGGAGGCCTTCTCCGGCACCCTCCACGATGCCCTCAAGGGCGCCGACGTCTTCATCGGCGTCTCGGCACCGAACCTCTTCGGCCCGGAGCAGGTCGCCACGATGGCCGAGGACGCGATCGTCTTCGCGATGGCGAACCCGGACCCCGAGACGGATCCGATCGCGGCCGCTGAGCACGCGGCGGTCGTCGCGACGGGCCGCAGCGACTTCCCGAACCAGATCAACAACGTGCTCGCGTTCCCCGGCGTCTTCCGCGGCCTGCTCGACGCTGGCGTGGCCGACATCACGCCTGCCATGCTGGTCGCAGCGGCACAGGCCATCGCGGCGCGGGTCTCGGAGGAGGAGCTCAACGCGAGCTTCATCATCCCGAGCGTGTTCGATCCGCACGTCGCGCAGGATGTCGCAGCGGCCATCGTCGCCGCCGCGACCGCCTGA
- a CDS encoding IclR family transcriptional regulator, giving the protein MAEKASGGVQSVERVFELLELITDAGGDVTLSELSSSTELPLPTIHRLLRTLVALGYVRQLPNRRYALGPRLIRLGEGANKQLGALAQPELKTLVDSLGETANMAVLDSDMVIYVAQVPSPHSMRMFTEVGRRAHMHDTGVGKAILAQLDDEQVRSIVGRQGMPTPTTYSIGDVETLLADLDKIRARGYAIDEQEQEVGVRCFSMAVPGAPTPTAISVSGPVSRVDEMFGERAVPALRSAAERISAELNRA; this is encoded by the coding sequence ATGGCCGAGAAGGCCTCAGGCGGCGTCCAATCGGTCGAGCGGGTTTTCGAACTCCTCGAACTCATCACCGACGCCGGCGGAGATGTGACGCTGAGCGAGCTGTCGTCGTCGACCGAGCTCCCGCTGCCCACGATCCACCGGCTGCTGCGCACGCTCGTCGCGCTCGGCTATGTTCGGCAGCTGCCCAACCGGCGCTATGCGCTCGGCCCGCGCCTCATCCGCCTCGGCGAGGGCGCGAACAAGCAGCTCGGGGCGCTCGCACAGCCCGAGCTCAAGACCCTCGTCGACAGCCTCGGCGAGACGGCGAACATGGCCGTGCTCGACTCGGACATGGTCATCTACGTCGCCCAGGTCCCCTCGCCGCATTCGATGCGGATGTTCACCGAGGTCGGGCGCCGAGCCCACATGCACGACACCGGCGTCGGGAAGGCAATCCTCGCGCAGCTCGACGACGAGCAGGTGCGGTCCATCGTGGGTCGCCAGGGCATGCCCACCCCCACGACGTACAGCATCGGCGACGTCGAGACGCTCCTGGCGGACCTCGACAAGATCCGCGCACGCGGCTACGCGATCGACGAGCAGGAGCAGGAGGTCGGCGTCCGCTGCTTCTCCATGGCGGTGCCGGGCGCGCCGACGCCGACGGCCATCTCCGTCTCTGGCCCTGTCTCCCGTGTGGATGAGATGTTCGGCGAGCGCGCCGTCCCCGCGCTCCGCTCGGCGGCCGAGCGCATCTCGGCCGAGCTCAACCGCGCGTAG
- a CDS encoding nucleoside deaminase, which yields MTTTPSRTSAQADSLFLSRAIELAAQNVLDRGGPFGAVVVTADGQAFDGVNRVTASNDPTAHAEVTAIRAACRELGTFDLTGATLYSSCEPCPMCLASALWARIAVVRFAADRHDAASAGFDDAVFYDYFDTPVELRSMPVLHTEPEGVSRMAPFEQWAAFAQRIEY from the coding sequence ATGACCACCACCCCCAGCCGCACGTCCGCTCAAGCCGACAGTCTCTTCCTGAGCAGGGCAATTGAGCTCGCGGCCCAGAATGTCCTCGACCGCGGCGGCCCGTTCGGCGCCGTCGTCGTCACGGCAGACGGACAGGCGTTCGACGGCGTCAATCGCGTCACCGCGAGCAACGACCCGACTGCCCACGCCGAAGTCACAGCGATCCGCGCGGCGTGCCGCGAACTGGGCACGTTCGACCTCACCGGCGCCACCCTGTATTCAAGCTGCGAGCCATGCCCCATGTGCCTCGCCTCCGCGCTCTGGGCGCGCATCGCCGTTGTCCGCTTTGCCGCGGACCGGCACGACGCGGCGAGCGCAGGCTTCGACGACGCCGTCTTCTACGACTACTTCGACACCCCTGTCGAACTGCGGTCGATGCCCGTGCTGCACACCGAGCCCGAGGGAGTAAGCCGCATGGCGCCCTTCGAGCAGTGGGCGGCCTTCGCGCAGCGCATCGAATACTGA
- a CDS encoding NCS2 family permease, with translation MSIETSAQTSTEEFEPGQEDSERTTTAPATRAGTPKAANGFLDRFFSVTLRGSTVSREIRGGLVTFFTMAYIVILNPLILGGFNASSAPVDVTGAFLPAAQVGAVTGLTAGVLTILFGIFANLPFGLAAGLGINSFLAVAVVKDVSWPEAMGLVVINGVLIVLFGVTGARTAIFRAVPRELKAAITVGIGLFIAFIGFVDSGFVRGTQSGPPVQLGENGSITTLPTLVFVVGLILMGILVARKIQGGLLIGIVATTGLAMLVEAIWHIGAAGPKNPDGWHLNTPVLSGQLISVPDLSLVGHFDLFGAFHRIGLLAGLTLVFTLVFTNFFDAMGTMTGLAKGAGLTHKDGTFPRLKAAFIIEGFGAVLGGANSGSSNTVYVDSASGIGEGARTGLASVVTGTLFLGSMFLTPLTSVVPLEVASAALVVVGTMMAGQIREINFRKFDVALPSFLTIVTMPLTYSIANGIGAGFVTWVVVRAASGKARKIHPLMWVVAAGFVVYFARGPLGNLIGA, from the coding sequence ATGAGCATCGAAACCAGCGCCCAGACCAGCACTGAGGAATTCGAGCCCGGGCAGGAGGACAGCGAGCGGACGACGACGGCGCCCGCCACCCGTGCGGGCACGCCGAAGGCCGCGAACGGCTTCCTGGACAGGTTCTTCAGCGTCACGCTCCGGGGCTCCACGGTCTCCCGCGAAATCCGGGGCGGCCTCGTCACGTTCTTCACGATGGCGTACATCGTGATCCTCAACCCCCTCATCCTCGGCGGCTTCAACGCCTCGAGCGCTCCGGTGGACGTCACGGGCGCGTTCCTTCCCGCCGCGCAGGTCGGGGCCGTCACTGGCCTCACTGCCGGCGTGCTGACCATCCTCTTCGGCATCTTCGCGAATCTCCCGTTCGGCCTCGCGGCTGGCCTGGGGATCAACTCGTTCCTGGCGGTCGCCGTCGTCAAGGACGTCTCGTGGCCCGAGGCCATGGGTCTCGTGGTGATCAACGGCGTGCTCATCGTCCTTTTCGGGGTGACCGGGGCGCGGACGGCGATCTTCCGGGCGGTCCCGCGCGAGCTCAAGGCCGCGATCACGGTCGGGATCGGCCTGTTCATCGCGTTCATCGGCTTCGTGGACTCAGGCTTCGTGCGCGGCACGCAGTCGGGGCCGCCGGTCCAGCTCGGCGAGAACGGCTCCATCACCACGCTCCCCACGCTCGTCTTCGTGGTCGGGCTGATCCTCATGGGTATTCTCGTTGCGCGGAAGATCCAGGGCGGACTCCTCATCGGCATCGTCGCGACGACGGGCCTGGCCATGCTCGTCGAGGCGATCTGGCACATCGGGGCGGCCGGCCCGAAGAACCCGGACGGCTGGCATCTCAACACCCCGGTCCTCTCAGGCCAGCTCATCTCCGTCCCGGACCTGAGCCTTGTGGGCCACTTCGACCTCTTCGGCGCGTTCCACCGCATCGGCCTCCTCGCGGGCCTGACGCTCGTCTTCACGCTCGTGTTCACGAACTTCTTCGACGCGATGGGCACGATGACCGGCCTCGCGAAGGGCGCGGGCCTGACCCACAAGGACGGCACGTTCCCGCGGCTCAAGGCCGCCTTCATCATCGAGGGCTTCGGCGCCGTCCTCGGCGGGGCCAACTCCGGCTCGTCGAACACGGTCTACGTCGACTCCGCGTCCGGCATCGGCGAGGGGGCGCGCACTGGCCTTGCATCCGTGGTGACCGGGACGCTGTTCCTCGGCTCGATGTTCCTCACGCCGCTCACGAGCGTCGTGCCCCTCGAGGTCGCCTCGGCGGCGCTCGTCGTCGTGGGCACGATGATGGCCGGCCAGATCCGCGAGATCAACTTCCGCAAGTTCGACGTCGCCCTGCCCTCGTTCCTCACGATCGTGACTATGCCCTTGACCTACTCGATCGCGAACGGCATCGGCGCCGGCTTCGTCACGTGGGTCGTTGTGCGGGCAGCGAGCGGCAAGGCGCGGAAGATCCATCCGCTCATGTGGGTGGTCGCGGCAGGCTTCGTCGTGTACTTCGCGCGCGGGCCGCTGGGGAACCTCATCGGGGCGTAG
- a CDS encoding XdhC family protein, with translation MIELLSTLPSWQPVARGERCAVATVVSATGSVPRPVGTSMLVAAPGPGRSSGAPRVLGSLSGGCVESAVVAAALDALGEGIARIERFGYTADDAFAAGLTCGGELEVHLQPISAEALAALAACSRPVAVVRRLRAPGERADDAATRPVILAAAPAGLAELAVALAPLFSADSAEALRAAGLVAPVLAQEVSAVVPVEPDGGCSGAPETGPIRLLVESRLPAPRLIVVGANDFGAALVPAAKLLGYRVTLVDARPAFAQQERFSAADEIAVAWPHAYLAAEAAAGRLDDRTAVCVLSHDPKFDLPLLDAALRLQLAYVGAMGSRRSHEQRIASLLEAGHGPLDLARLHSPIGLDLGAVTPAEVAVSILAELVASRDPAASGASLRNGTGRIHGVRSSPRLDPPNVALWESEPSWT, from the coding sequence ATGATCGAGCTCCTGAGCACGCTGCCCTCCTGGCAGCCAGTGGCGCGCGGGGAGCGCTGTGCCGTCGCGACCGTGGTCTCCGCAACGGGCTCCGTGCCGCGACCGGTTGGGACATCGATGCTCGTCGCGGCACCGGGACCGGGTCGCAGCAGCGGCGCGCCTCGCGTCCTCGGCAGCCTCTCCGGTGGATGCGTCGAGAGCGCCGTCGTCGCGGCGGCTCTCGACGCCCTGGGCGAGGGCATCGCCCGGATCGAGCGCTTCGGCTACACCGCCGACGACGCGTTCGCGGCGGGGCTCACGTGCGGGGGCGAACTTGAGGTTCACCTCCAGCCCATCTCGGCCGAGGCCTTGGCGGCGCTCGCCGCCTGCTCCCGGCCGGTCGCCGTCGTCCGCCGCCTTCGGGCGCCGGGGGAGCGAGCAGACGACGCCGCCACGCGCCCCGTCATTCTCGCCGCGGCGCCCGCAGGCCTCGCCGAGCTGGCCGTGGCCCTCGCCCCGCTGTTCTCGGCGGATTCGGCGGAGGCTCTCCGCGCCGCCGGACTCGTGGCGCCGGTCCTCGCGCAGGAAGTCTCCGCCGTCGTGCCCGTCGAACCGGACGGCGGCTGCTCGGGCGCGCCCGAGACCGGCCCCATCCGCCTCCTCGTCGAGAGCCGCCTTCCGGCCCCGCGGCTCATCGTTGTCGGCGCCAACGATTTCGGTGCCGCACTCGTGCCTGCCGCGAAGCTCCTCGGCTACCGCGTGACGCTCGTCGACGCGCGCCCGGCGTTCGCCCAGCAGGAGCGGTTCTCCGCCGCCGACGAGATCGCCGTCGCGTGGCCGCATGCCTACCTCGCAGCGGAGGCCGCGGCCGGGCGCCTCGACGACCGGACGGCCGTGTGCGTCCTGAGCCACGACCCCAAGTTCGACCTTCCGCTCCTCGACGCCGCACTTCGCCTCCAACTCGCCTACGTGGGCGCGATGGGCTCGCGCCGAAGCCACGAGCAGCGCATCGCGTCCCTCCTCGAGGCTGGCCACGGCCCGCTGGATCTCGCACGGCTGCACTCGCCGATCGGGCTCGACCTCGGGGCGGTCACACCGGCCGAGGTCGCGGTCTCGATCCTCGCCGAACTCGTTGCGTCCCGGGATCCGGCCGCGAGCGGCGCGTCGCTGCGGAACGGCACGGGACGGATCCACGGCGTTCGCTCTTCCCCGCGGCTAGACCCGCCGAACGTGGCCCTCTGGGAAAGCGAGCCCTCATGGACCTGA
- a CDS encoding FAD binding domain-containing protein, giving the protein MDLNTIEALVPTADPAEWREGDAWLAGGTVLFSYGSQTLKRLLDLTSAGWEPVQEDDGGITFAATCTIARLWEVGDPAGPTVARWPGLGVVRSCCDAFVASFKIWNLSTIGGNIATSLPAGPMTSLCAGLDGVATLWSAGGTRELPVAELVTGDGRNALARGELIRSIRLPAHALSARTAFRRLSLSNLGRSGVLLIGRRDPDGGFVLTVTASTKRPVQLRFAAEALPDGPALAGALDGAIPETLYHDDIHGLPAWRRDMTYRLAEELRAELLGQEGA; this is encoded by the coding sequence ATGGACCTGAACACGATCGAGGCCCTCGTCCCGACCGCCGATCCGGCGGAGTGGCGCGAGGGGGACGCCTGGCTCGCAGGGGGGACCGTCCTGTTCTCCTACGGGAGCCAGACGCTCAAGCGCCTGCTTGACCTCACCTCAGCCGGGTGGGAACCGGTGCAGGAGGACGACGGCGGAATCACCTTCGCCGCGACGTGCACCATCGCGCGCCTCTGGGAAGTCGGGGACCCCGCGGGGCCGACGGTCGCGCGTTGGCCCGGGCTCGGCGTCGTCCGCTCATGCTGCGACGCGTTCGTGGCGTCCTTCAAGATCTGGAACCTCTCGACGATCGGCGGCAACATCGCGACCTCGCTCCCGGCGGGGCCCATGACGTCGTTGTGTGCGGGGCTCGATGGCGTCGCGACCCTCTGGAGCGCCGGAGGCACACGGGAACTGCCGGTCGCGGAGCTCGTCACCGGCGACGGCCGCAACGCGCTCGCGCGCGGTGAGCTGATCCGCTCAATCCGCCTGCCGGCCCACGCCCTCTCGGCCCGCACGGCGTTCCGGCGCCTCTCGCTCAGCAACCTCGGGCGCTCGGGCGTGCTCCTCATCGGGCGCCGCGACCCCGATGGCGGCTTCGTCCTGACAGTGACCGCCTCGACCAAGCGGCCCGTTCAGCTCCGGTTCGCGGCGGAGGCCCTCCCTGACGGCCCGGCCCTCGCAGGGGCCCTCGACGGCGCCATCCCCGAAACCCTTTACCACGACGACATCCACGGCCTGCCCGCGTGGCGCCGCGACATGACCTACCGGCTCGCCGAGGAACTGCGGGCTGAGCTGCTGGGGCAGGAAGGAGCCTGA